In Spea bombifrons isolate aSpeBom1 chromosome 12, aSpeBom1.2.pri, whole genome shotgun sequence, the following proteins share a genomic window:
- the CFAP68 gene encoding UPF0686 protein C11orf1 homolog: protein MSERLYSGPCYGSLLHADGHGEVWMDHGPFSKFKQYGWRCTTKEDSYSNKTLMGNWNEERYDLRKLKERKPMPSQFAHYYQTSHSIDYPKGDLSSGRQVFKQEPHAFPGHQPELDISPDKRLQSSCYMTDYKNPWLLPQNPLQ, encoded by the exons ATGTCTGAGCGCCTATATTCCGGACCTTGTTACGGGTCTCTCTTACATGCAGATGGACACGGAGAGGTGTGGATGGATCATGGGCCATTCTCTAAGTTCAAGCAGTATGGCTGGCGATGTACAACTAAAGAGGATTCTTACTCCAATAAGACCCTCATGGGTAACTGGAATGAAGAACGGTATGACCTACGTAAACTGAAAGAGAGGAAGCCCATGCCCTCACAG tttgctCACTATTACCAAACCTCCCACTCCATTGATTACCCCAAAGGAGACTTGTCTTCCGGGCGACAGg ttttcaaACAAGAACCTCATGCTTTTCCGGGACATCAGCCAGAACTGGATATCTCCCCAGACAAACGTCTTCAGAGTTCATGCTATATGACTGATTATAAAAATCCTTGGCTGCTACCCCAAAATCCTTTGCAGTGA